The following nucleotide sequence is from Peribacillus sp. ACCC06369.
AATTAGAAAACCATTTAAAATAACATTCTTCCCAGTAATGATAAAAACTCTACTATGTTTTAAACACAAAATAAATACGTTGCATGACAACGTATCATTTAATGCCTATTAGAAATTTCATTTTCATCATACGCTTACACTTAATTAAAATCAACGAAACCATCCACACTATGAGAGCCTTTGTTTATTCGTCCACTCTGGCGGCGTATTTTTATCCCAATATATTTTCCCTATATCATAATGGGAGGCAAATGAATCATGGTAGGTATGATAGTGAAAATTGAACCAATAACCATCCAGTGGAGGATTTTCCTGCCTTACATGGAATCTGATGATATCCTTGCCGCTATATGAATCATAAATATGAAAAATTTTCTCGGCCCTGCCAGCACTCGGCTGCTCAGTAATGGTTAATTGCTGTAATTTTTCATCTGGAAATTGGGCAGCCATTTCTGTAATGGCTTCTTCCATTTTTGGTAATATTACCATTTTGAACTCATCGCCTATTTTAGGATTGATCTTATCGCCAAATTTCATAAATGCGTTTTCCTCTGCTTTATTGAATATGCCCGATAAAAATTCTTCCCGGTTGAATTCCTCTTCAGGTTCAGTCGGTTTCTGTGAAGAAAGATAGGCTAACCCTTCTTCATCCACCAACCCTTTTTTAGTATCCTTTAACGAATCGGCTTCAGCAAGCCACGCCAGA
It contains:
- a CDS encoding YpjP family protein, with product MKAAVWFRKSLVILVSVLTFGLVTPSDLAWLAEADSLKDTKKGLVDEEGLAYLSSQKPTEPEEEFNREEFLSGIFNKAEENAFMKFGDKINPKIGDEFKMVILPKMEEAITEMAAQFPDEKLQQLTITEQPSAGRAEKIFHIYDSYSGKDIIRFHVRQENPPLDGYWFNFHYHTYHDSFASHYDIGKIYWDKNTPPEWTNKQRLS